The following proteins come from a genomic window of Coffea arabica cultivar ET-39 chromosome 11c, Coffea Arabica ET-39 HiFi, whole genome shotgun sequence:
- the LOC140016506 gene encoding uncharacterized protein: protein MPAWYNPQAVCAYHSGAPGHATFDCKALKHKIQDMVEAGEIVIRKREAQGPNVNRNPLPEHANTIGVILDDTEYVEPVKELAREAEVFGVTDQPFVIELPFEEDEKPFILDLTPAESESLEPVVIEFPKQEPVLSLQQVPWNYDEPDVQIGERSIAKKEVSVVTRSGKIASPFEATIPIQANNSEPPAKLTITEREALDFLKRLQRSEYNVIEKLSKSPAQISMLDLLFSSDVHRDALLEVLTKAQIPRDISVDNFSHVVGNVLFTKQITFSDEELPSEGIGHNKALYIVVRCNGKMLPKVLIDNGSALNICPWSTLEKLGLQDVKLRPSGTIVRGFDGAQREPIGEIDLVVEMGPAQFQITCQVMHFSSVYNVLLGRPWIHKSGAVPSSLHQLLKFVVNDKLITIFAEEDCLVITDSGTKEDGSRNVTMTPHSTADIVSVSWITNEEQVLPKASVMMAKEMIRGGYEFDKGLGRNLQGVLKPVEIMEKKDSFGLGFRPTAKDIKEMKERKKAEKEGRQRVFDIPPLRYTFPRPTEVITSEDINWGNAVFTHVWDGSCITS, encoded by the exons ATGCCCGCGTGGTATAATCCACAagctgtctgtgcttatcattctggggCCCCCGGACATGCCACCTTTGATTGCAAAGCGCTTAAGCATAAAATCCAAGATATGGTTGAAGCCGGGGAGATTGTAATCCGGAAAAGGGAGGCGCAAGGGCCGAACGTAAATAGGAACCCTTTACCGGAACATGCCAATACCATTGGGGTTATTCTGGATGATACGGAGTATGTGGAACCAGTCAAAGAATTGGCAAGggaagctgaagtgtttggggtcacagaccaaccTTTTGTCATAGAACTGCCATTTGAAGAGGACGAGAAACCCTTTATCTTGGATCTCACGCCAGCTGAGAGTGAGTCTTTAGAGCCGGTGGTTATTGAATTCCCGAAGCAGGAGCCTGTCCTGAGCCTGCAACAAGTACCATGGAATTATGATGAACCTGACGTGCAGATTGGGGAAAGGTCAATTGCAAAGAAGGAAGTATCAGTGGTCACAAGATCGGGGAAAATTGCAAGCCCGTTTGAAGCAACCATTCCGATTCAAGCAAATAACTCTGAGCCACCCGCTAAACTAACAATTACCGAGAGAGAAGCCTTAGATTTCCTTAAAAGGCTCCAAAGAAGCGAATACAATGTGATCGAGAAGCTTAGCAAGTCGCCCGCTCAAATATCCATGTTGGATCTACTTTTTTCATCAGATGTGCATAGGGATGCATTGCTCGAAGTACTGACTAAAGCTCAAATTCCTAGAGACATTTCAGTTGATAATTTCTCACACGTAGTTGGGAATGTACTCTTCACCAAGCAAATTACTTTTTCCGACGAGGAGTTGCCGTCggaaggcattggacataacaagGCCCTGTACATAGTTGTGAGGTGCAACGGAAAAATGCTGCCGAAGGTATTAATTGACAATGGATCTGCTCTTAATATATGTCCCTGGAGCaccttggaaaagctaggaTTGCAAGACGTCAAgttgaggccttcagggaccataGTCCGAGGTTTTGATGGAGCGCAAAGAGAGCCAATAGGAGAAATTGATTTAGTAGTTGAAATGGGGCCCGCCCAGTTTCAAATAACCTGCcaagtcatgcatttttctaGTGTTTACAACGTTTTGCTTGGCaggccatggattcacaagtctGGGGCTGTGCCTTCTTCATTGCATCAATTGCTAAAGTTTGTAGTGAATGACAAGCTGATCACTATATTTGCCGAAGAGGATTGCCTTGTAATCACTGATTCTGGGACAAAAGAGGATGGAAGCCGCAATGTCACCATGACTCCCCATAGCACGGCTGATATCGTCTCTGTAAGTTGGATCACAAACGAGGAGCAAGTTCTACCAAAGGCCAGTGTtatgatggctaaggaaatgatcCGAGGAGGTTATGAATTTGACAAGGGACTAGGACGAAATCTGCAAGGAGTTTTGAAGCCAGTGGAGATTATGGAGAAGAAAGATTCATTTGGCTTAGGGTTCCGACCAACTGCTAAGGATatcaaagaaatgaaggaacgtAAGAAAGCAGAGAAAGAGGGCAGGCAAAGGGTTTTTGACATTCCACCACTGCGGTATACTTTTCCACGACCAACAGAGGTTATCACATCAGAG GACATCAACTGGGGCAACGCCGTATTCACTCATGTATgggatggaagctgtattaccagctga